From a region of the Drosophila virilis strain 15010-1051.87 chromosome 3, Dvir_AGI_RSII-ME, whole genome shotgun sequence genome:
- the Or63a gene encoding odorant receptor 63a, which translates to MYTQHEAEALEKRNYHRIREMIRVTYTVGYNIMKPTSWDCALKLWSLVLIGSTLASYYGHWQLIAHYIQDIPRISESISTVFQSLMSVMKMVYFLMAPRKFYVLLRRACRHELLLNCELFEAVADLPIAKPLRQQVDGIMNQSWISTRRQLMFYLFSCIGILLNYFLNSLVVNIYHYLTEPDSNFEVTMPLPSMYPNWMDKGMRFPYYHIPLFFESCNLYICGMGAVSFDVLFIVLCLHGVGLMKSLSHMIDCSTSPLVPQERRLQYIRCCIYQYQRVAAFSLELNNSFRQIIIIQFLLSLFCWGLVLFQISIGLASSLTTALRMFMYLAAGGYQIVIYCFNGQRYTTASERIPKAFYECTWYEESREFQQLIRMMIMRTNLSFSLDVSWFTKMSLPTLMAVSARF; encoded by the exons ATGTATACCCAGCATGAAGCCGAAGCTCTGGAGAAACGCAACTATCACAGAATCAGAGAAATGATACGGGTCACATATACAGTGGGCTATAACATAATGAAGCCTACCTCGTGGGACTGCGCTTTAAAGCT CTGGAGTTTGGTCCTCATAGGCAGCACTTTAGCATCCTACTATGGCCACTGGCAGCTGATTGCACACTACATTCAAGACATACCGCGAATTTCAGAG AGCATTAGCACGGTTTTCCAGTCCCTGATGTCTGTTATGAAAATGGTGTACTTTCTGATGGCGCCGCGTAAATTCTACGTGCTGCTGCGTCGCGCCTGTCGGCACGAGCTGTTGCTAAACTGCGAGCTATTCGAAGCAGTGGCTG ATCTGCCGATTGCGAAACCGTTGCGTCAGCAAGTAGATGGCATCATGAATCAGTCTTGGATCAGCACGCGACGCCAATTGATGTTCTACCTGTTCAGCTGCATTGGCATCCTGTTGAATTACTTTCTCAATTCGCTGGTCGTCAATATCTATCACTACTTAACAGAGCCCGACAGCAACTTTGAGGTGACAATGC CTCTGCCTTCGATGTATCCCAATTGGATGGACAAGGGCATGCGCTTTCCATACTATCATATACCGCTGTTCTTTGAGAGCTGCAACCTCTATATCTGCGGCATGG GTGCTGTTAGCTTCGATGTGCTCTTCATCGTGCTCTGTCTGCATGGCGTGGGCCTCATGAAGTCGCTCAGCCACATGATTGATTGTTCCACCTCCCCGCTGGTGCCGCAGGAGCGTCGTTTGCAGTATATACGCTGCTGCATCTATCAATATCAGCGCGTGGCAGC CTTTTCTTTGGAGCTTAATAACAGCTTTAGGCAAATTATAATTATCCAGTTTCTGCTGAGCCTCTTCTGCTGGGGTCTGGTGCTCTTTCAAATCAGCATTGGCCTG gCCTCGAGTCTTACGACGGCGCTGCGCATGTTTATGTACCTCGCGGCCGGTGGCTATCAAATCGTCATCTACTGCTTTAATGGACAGCGATACACAACAGCC AGCGAACGCATTCCGAAGGCATTCTATGAGTGTACTTGGTATGAGGAATCCCGTGAATTCCAACAACTCATCAGAATGATGATAATGCGCACAAATCTAAGCTTTAGTCTGGATGTGTCCTGGTTTACCAAAATGTCGCTGCCCACACTGATGGCGGTGAGTGCTCGCTTTTGA